From Cricetulus griseus strain 17A/GY chromosome 1 unlocalized genomic scaffold, alternate assembly CriGri-PICRH-1.0 chr1_0, whole genome shotgun sequence, a single genomic window includes:
- the LOC100771731 gene encoding olfactory receptor 6C6, which produces MKNQSMELDFILLGLTDDPQLQIVVFLFLFLNYMLSLVGNLIIVLLTLLDPRLKTPMYFFLRNFSFLEITFTTVCIPRFLATIVTGDKTISYNNCAAQLFFILLLGVTEFYLLAAMSYDRYVAICRPLHYPIIMNSRVCHQLVLSSWVTGFLIIFPPLAMGLKLDFCDSRIIDHFMCETSPILQISCTDTHVLEMMSFVLAVVTLVVTLILVILSYTFIIKTIMNFPSAQQRTKAFSTCTSHMIVVSITYGSCIFMYIKPSARERVTVSKGVALLYTSIAPLLNPFIYTLRNQQVKEVFWDILQRLCFSKHILKL; this is translated from the coding sequence ATGAAGAATCAATCCATGGAACTTGACTTCATTCTTTTAGGATTGACAGATGACCCACAATTGCAAATTGTGGTTTTCCTGTTCCTCTTTCTCAATTATATGTTGAGCCTTGTAGGGAACTTAATCATTGTGCTCCTCACCCTGCTGGACCCTCGCCTCAAGACTCCAATGTATTTCTTTCTCCGAAATTTCTCCTTTTTGGAAATCACATTCACAACAGTGTGTATTCCCAGATTCTTGGCGACCATTGTGACTGGAGACAAAACTATTTCTTATAATAATTGTGCAGCtcaattgttttttattcttttgctggGAGTCACAGAATTTTATCTCTTGGCTGCCAtgtcctatgaccgctatgtcGCTATCTGCAGACCACTGCACTACCCTATCATCATGAACAGCCGAGTGTGTCACCAACTTGTCCTCAGCTCCTGGGTGACTGGGTTCTTGATCATCTTCCCCCCATTGGCCATGGGTCTGAAGCTGGATTTCTGTGATTCCAGAATAATTGATCATTTTATGTGTGAAACTTCTCCTATCCTACAGATCTCTTGCACAGACACCCATGTCCTAGAAATGATGTCCTTTGTCTTAGCTGTAGTGACACTTGTCGTTACACTGATATTAGTGATTCTCTCTTACACTTTCATCATTAAGACTATTATGAATTTCCCTTCTGCACAACAAAGGACCAAAGCCTTTTCCACCTGCACTTCCCATATGATTGTTGTCTCCATAACTTATGGCAGTTGCATCTTTATGTATATTAAACCATCTGCAAGAGAGAGAGTGACTGTGTCCAAAGGTGTAGCTTTGCTATATACTTCAATTGCTCCTCTCCTGAATCCCTTCATTTATACACTAAGAAACCAGCAGGTGAAAGAAGTCTTCTGGGACATATTACAAAGACTGTGTTTttcaaagcacattttaaaattgtga
- the LOC103160094 gene encoding olfactory receptor 6C3: protein MKNYTIITEFVLLGISDNRELQIVIFFFLLITYILSITGNLIIIILTLLNSHLKTPMYFFLRNFSFLEIIFTSVSIPRFLASIITQVKTISYNNCLAQLFFFIFIGVTEFYLLTAMSYDRYVAICKPLHYTTIMSQKVCTLLVLTSWLAGFLTIFPPLMLVLKLDFCASNVIDHFCCDYFPLLQLSCSDTWLLEVIGFYFALFTLLFTLALVILSYMYIIRTILRFPSISQRKKAFSTCSSHMIVISISYGSCIFIYVKPSAKERASLTKTVAVLSTSIAPMLNPFIYSLRNQQVKQAFKDLVHKVAFDRNRWKQCKELSL, encoded by the coding sequence ATGAAAAACTACACAATAATTACAGAGTTTGTGCTTTTGGGAATATCAGACAACAGAGAGCTCCAgatagtaattttcttttttttattaataacttACATATTAAGTATCACTGGAAACCTaatcatcatcatcctcaccTTGTTAAACTCTCACTTAAAGACTCCTATGTATTTCTTCCTCCGGAATTTCTCCTTCTTAGAAATTATATTCACCAGTGTTTCCATCCCCAGATTTTTAGCATCAATAATTACTCAAGTCAAGACCATTTCCTATAACAACTGTTTGGctcagttatttttcttcatcttcattggTGTGACAGAATTCTATCTTCTAACTGCGATGTCTTATGATCGCTATGTCGCCATCTGCAAGCCACTGCATTACACCACCATCATGAGTCAGAAAGTTTGCACCCTTCTTGTCCTCACCTCATGGCTGGCAGGATTTCTGACCATCTTCCCACCACTCATGCTGGTTCTCAAGTTAGATTTCTGTGCTTCTAATGTCATCGACCACTTCTGTTGTGACTATTTTCCTCTCTTACAACTGTCCTGCTCAGATACGTGGCTCCTAGAAGTAATTGGCTTCTACTTTGCTCTGTTCACTCTGCTGTTCACATTGGCGTTAGTGATTTTATCTTATATGTATATTATCAGGACTATTTTAAGATTTCCATCTATCAGCCAGAGGAAAAAGGCTTTCTCTACCTGTTCCTCTCACATGATTGTCATCTCCATCTCTTATGGAAGCTGCATTTTCATCTATGTGAAACCTTCTGCGAAAGAAAGGGCATCACTGACCAAAACAGTAGCTGTTCTCAGCACTTCAATTGCCCCCATGTTAAAcccttttatttattccttgaggAACCAGCAAGTAAAACAAGCCTTCAAAGACTTAGTTCATAAGGTAGCTTttgacagaaacagatggaaacaatGCAAAGAGTTGTCATTGTAA